The Microbacterium sp. SORGH_AS_0862 genome has a segment encoding these proteins:
- the ruvC gene encoding crossover junction endodeoxyribonuclease RuvC, protein MASSLRVLGVDPGLTRCGVGIVDVAADRRASLVHVGVIRSSPELPIAERLHLIAQGLRDAVREHRPEVVAVERVFAQQNRSTVMGTAQASGIALLVAAEHGLRTATHTPSEVKAAITGYGSAEKLQVQTMVARVLRLDALPQPADAADALALALCHAWRGGGAGGAAVTDAALTPAQRAWRAAEKARR, encoded by the coding sequence GTGGCTTCCTCTCTGCGCGTGCTCGGTGTCGACCCGGGTCTGACGCGCTGCGGCGTGGGCATCGTGGACGTCGCTGCCGACCGTCGCGCGAGTCTCGTGCATGTCGGGGTGATCCGCTCGTCACCCGAGCTGCCGATCGCCGAACGGCTGCATCTGATCGCGCAGGGGCTTCGCGACGCCGTGCGGGAGCATCGCCCCGAGGTGGTCGCCGTCGAGCGGGTGTTCGCCCAGCAGAACCGCAGCACCGTGATGGGGACGGCGCAGGCCAGCGGTATCGCGTTGCTCGTCGCGGCCGAGCACGGTCTGCGAACGGCGACTCACACACCGAGCGAGGTCAAGGCCGCGATCACCGGCTACGGGTCCGCCGAGAAGCTGCAGGTGCAGACGATGGTGGCCAGGGTCCTCCGACTGGACGCGCTCCCTCAGCCGGCGGATGCCGCGGACGCGCTCGCGCTCGCGCTGTGCCATGCGTGGCGCGGCGGCGGTGCCGGGGGAGCGGCGGTCACGGATGCGGCCCTCACTCCGGCGCAGCGTGCATGGCGAGCGGCGGAGAAGGCACGACGCTGA
- a CDS encoding YebC/PmpR family DNA-binding transcriptional regulator gives MSGHSKWATTKHKKAVVDARRAKSWAKLIKNIEVAAKLGGADLAGNPTLFDAVLKAKKTSVPKDNIDRAIKRGAGIGGESVEYSSIMYEGYGPNGVALMIECLTDNKNRAAAEVRTALSRNGGTLADPGSVAYNFTRKGVIVVSEEGTSEDDVMMAALEAGAEEIEPHAQGFEVITEASDLVSVRTALTDAGIEYESADVEFVPNLKVEVDAETARKVFRLIDALEDSDDVQNVFSNFDLTPEVQAELEADE, from the coding sequence ATGTCCGGTCACTCCAAATGGGCCACCACGAAGCACAAGAAGGCCGTCGTCGACGCGCGCCGTGCGAAGTCGTGGGCGAAGCTCATCAAGAACATCGAGGTCGCCGCGAAGCTGGGCGGCGCCGATCTGGCGGGCAACCCGACGCTCTTCGATGCGGTCCTCAAGGCGAAGAAGACCTCGGTGCCCAAGGACAACATCGATCGCGCCATCAAGCGCGGAGCCGGGATCGGCGGCGAGTCGGTCGAGTACTCCTCGATCATGTACGAGGGCTACGGGCCCAACGGCGTCGCTCTCATGATCGAGTGTCTGACCGACAACAAGAACCGCGCCGCTGCCGAGGTCCGCACGGCACTGTCCCGCAACGGCGGCACCCTGGCCGACCCCGGGTCGGTCGCGTACAACTTCACGCGCAAGGGCGTCATCGTCGTGTCCGAGGAGGGCACGAGCGAGGACGACGTCATGATGGCCGCGCTCGAGGCGGGCGCGGAGGAGATCGAGCCGCATGCGCAGGGCTTCGAGGTGATCACGGAGGCCTCCGACCTCGTGTCCGTCCGCACCGCGCTCACCGACGCGGGCATCGAGTACGAGTCGGCCGATGTCGAGTTCGTGCCGAACCTCAAGGTCGAGGTCGACGCCGAGACGGCGCGGAAGGTCTTCCGCCTGATCGACGCGCTCGAAGACAGTGACGACGTGCAGAACGTCTTCAGCAACTTCGATCTGACGCCCGAGGTGCAGGCGGAGCTCGAAGCCGACGAGTGA
- the pdxT gene encoding pyridoxal 5'-phosphate synthase glutaminase subunit PdxT translates to MAGDAPRIGVLALQGDVREHVRILRLLGAQTRPVRRPAELAEVDGLVIPGGESSVIDKLSRAFGMRDPLRRAIAEGLPVYGTCAGLILLADEVLDGLAGQQSFGGLDVAVRRNAFGSQLDSFESDLRVDAFGGPPVKAVFIRAPVVERVGTGVEILAALDDGRVVAVEQGNLLGTSFHPEVSGETRFHERLLERVRARLN, encoded by the coding sequence GTGGCTGGTGACGCACCGCGCATCGGGGTCCTCGCGCTCCAGGGCGACGTGCGCGAGCACGTGCGCATCCTCCGGCTGCTGGGCGCACAGACGCGGCCGGTTCGCCGGCCCGCGGAACTCGCCGAGGTCGACGGCCTGGTGATCCCGGGCGGTGAGTCGAGCGTGATCGACAAGCTGAGCCGGGCGTTCGGGATGCGTGACCCCCTGCGCCGTGCGATCGCCGAGGGGCTCCCGGTCTACGGCACGTGCGCCGGTCTCATCCTCCTCGCCGACGAGGTTCTCGACGGCCTCGCCGGGCAGCAGAGCTTCGGCGGTCTCGATGTGGCCGTGCGGCGCAACGCCTTCGGCTCGCAGCTCGACTCGTTCGAGAGCGACCTGCGGGTCGACGCGTTCGGCGGGCCGCCGGTCAAGGCCGTCTTCATCCGTGCGCCCGTGGTCGAGCGGGTCGGTACGGGCGTCGAGATCCTCGCGGCCCTCGACGACGGGCGCGTGGTCGCGGTGGAGCAGGGCAACCTCCTGGGAACCTCGTTCCACCCCGAGGTCTCGGGCGAGACACGGTTCCACGAACGCCTTCTCGAGCGGGTCCGCGCGCGGCTGAACTAA
- the pdxS gene encoding pyridoxal 5'-phosphate synthase lyase subunit PdxS, giving the protein MTDSLTGSTRVKRGLAEMLKGGVIMDVVTAEQARIAEDAGAVAVMALERVPADIRAQGGVARMSDPDLIDEIIAAVSIPVMAKARIGHVVEAQVLQGLGVDYVDESEVLSPADYVNHIDKWGFTVPFVCGATNLGEALRRITEGAAMIRSKGEAGTGDVSEATKHIRTIRGEIAVLGAKSADELYVAAKELQAPYELVAEVARTGTLPVVLFTAGGVATPADAAFMMQLGADGVFVGSGIFKSGNPAQRAAAIVKATTFFDDPAVIAEASRGLGEAMVGINVADLPAPHRLADRGW; this is encoded by the coding sequence ATGACCGATTCCCTCACCGGTTCCACGCGCGTCAAGCGCGGACTCGCCGAGATGCTGAAAGGCGGCGTGATCATGGACGTGGTCACCGCCGAGCAGGCGCGTATCGCGGAGGATGCGGGCGCCGTGGCCGTCATGGCCCTCGAGCGCGTCCCCGCCGACATCCGTGCGCAGGGCGGAGTGGCACGGATGAGCGATCCCGACCTGATCGACGAGATCATCGCCGCGGTGTCGATCCCGGTCATGGCGAAGGCGCGGATCGGCCATGTCGTGGAGGCGCAGGTCCTGCAGGGTCTCGGTGTGGACTACGTCGACGAGTCCGAGGTGCTCTCGCCGGCGGACTACGTCAACCACATCGACAAGTGGGGCTTCACCGTTCCGTTCGTGTGCGGCGCGACGAACCTCGGTGAGGCGCTGCGGCGCATCACCGAGGGCGCGGCGATGATCCGTTCCAAGGGGGAGGCGGGCACGGGCGACGTCTCCGAAGCCACGAAGCACATCCGCACGATCCGCGGTGAGATCGCGGTCCTCGGCGCGAAGAGCGCCGATGAGCTCTACGTCGCGGCCAAGGAACTCCAGGCGCCGTACGAACTCGTGGCAGAGGTCGCCCGCACCGGCACGCTGCCGGTCGTCCTGTTCACGGCCGGCGGCGTCGCGACGCCGGCGGATGCCGCATTCATGATGCAACTGGGCGCCGACGGCGTGTTCGTGGGCTCCGGGATCTTCAAGTCCGGCAACCCCGCCCAGCGCGCAGCGGCCATTGTGAAGGCGACCACGTTCTTCGACGATCCCGCGGTCATCGCCGAAGCCTCGCGCGGACTCGGTGAGGCGATGGTCGGCATCAACGTGGCAGACCTCCCGGCCCCGCATCGCCTCGCCGACCGTGGCTGGTGA
- a CDS encoding aminotransferase class I/II-fold pyridoxal phosphate-dependent enzyme produces MSLSDTRSEIRGSSAAEIADSIRALVERGELAPGQSLPPVRALAESLDVNRNTVAAAYRLLTQAGIVVTRGRGGTLVAEAAPVAQEGFAAGTVLRDVGTGNPDPDRIPKALPALTRIARRPVLYGEPVIDPDLESWARDWVRADLAPSTVRLTITSGAVDAVERLLAQALTRDDAVALEDPCFLASIHTVRLGGYRAVPVPVDAEGMTVDGLRAALAAGVRAIVCTPRAQNPTGASLSARRAAKLRAVLENHPYVLIIEDDHFSLLSPQPYHSIIGESHRRWALVRSVSKFLGPDMCLAVAASDPETADRLALRLSPGTTWVSHLLQRLAIALLADDTVQSAIRATGRHYADRNGVFAERARDHGLAVESGDGLNLWVPLGVPARAVAEQLMRRGWLARPGDEFVLADARATHYLRLTVHDLSDDDADRLITDLVAAVDAVAATSKMG; encoded by the coding sequence ATGTCTCTGTCTGACACCCGCTCCGAGATCCGCGGCTCCTCCGCCGCGGAGATCGCCGACAGCATTCGCGCACTCGTCGAGCGCGGCGAACTCGCTCCCGGCCAGTCGCTCCCGCCCGTCCGGGCGCTCGCCGAGTCGTTGGACGTCAATCGCAACACGGTCGCGGCGGCATATCGGCTCCTCACCCAGGCCGGTATCGTCGTCACCCGCGGGCGCGGCGGCACGCTCGTGGCCGAGGCGGCACCGGTCGCGCAAGAGGGCTTCGCCGCCGGCACTGTGCTGCGCGATGTGGGCACCGGCAATCCCGATCCGGACCGCATCCCGAAGGCCCTTCCCGCGCTGACGCGCATCGCCCGGCGCCCGGTCCTCTACGGCGAACCCGTCATCGACCCCGATCTCGAGTCGTGGGCCCGGGATTGGGTGCGCGCCGATCTCGCGCCGTCGACGGTGCGGTTGACGATCACCAGCGGGGCGGTCGATGCCGTGGAGCGCCTGCTCGCGCAGGCGCTGACCAGAGACGATGCCGTCGCTCTCGAAGACCCCTGCTTCCTTGCCAGCATCCACACCGTGCGCCTCGGCGGCTATCGCGCCGTTCCTGTTCCCGTGGACGCCGAGGGGATGACGGTCGACGGGCTTCGCGCTGCTCTCGCCGCCGGCGTCCGCGCGATCGTCTGCACGCCACGCGCCCAGAACCCGACCGGCGCGAGTCTGAGTGCACGCCGCGCCGCCAAGCTGCGCGCGGTGCTCGAGAACCATCCGTACGTCCTCATCATCGAGGACGACCATTTCTCGCTTCTGTCGCCGCAGCCGTACCACTCGATCATCGGCGAGAGCCACCGACGGTGGGCGCTCGTGCGGTCGGTGTCGAAGTTCCTGGGACCCGATATGTGCCTGGCCGTCGCTGCCTCAGATCCCGAGACCGCGGATCGTCTCGCGCTGCGACTCAGTCCCGGGACCACCTGGGTCAGCCATCTCCTGCAGCGGCTCGCGATCGCCCTGCTCGCCGACGACACCGTGCAGAGCGCGATTCGGGCGACAGGACGGCACTACGCAGACCGCAACGGCGTCTTCGCCGAACGGGCTCGGGACCACGGCCTCGCCGTCGAGTCGGGCGACGGACTGAACCTGTGGGTCCCCCTCGGCGTACCCGCTCGCGCCGTCGCCGAGCAGCTCATGCGCCGCGGCTGGCTCGCACGCCCCGGCGACGAGTTCGTGCTCGCCGACGCGCGCGCCACGCACTACCTGCGCCTGACGGTGCATGATCTCTCCGACGATGACGCCGATCGGCTCATCACGGACCTCGTCGCGGCCGTGGATGCGGTCGCCGCCACCTCGAAGATGGGATGA
- the pdxY gene encoding pyridoxal kinase PdxY — translation MKVLSIQSAVAYGHVGNSAAVFPLQRIGVEVLPVYTVNFSNHTGYGAWRGPLIAPDDVRDVITGIEERGVFDKIDVILSGYQGSEGIADVIVDAVARVKAANPSAVYACDPVMGNARSGCFVAPAIPELLREKVVPVADIITPNQFELGFLTGTDPHTIEETLASADAARAMGPGTVLVTSVERPDREEGTIEMMAVTPRGAWIVTTPLLPMKANGSGDVTAALFTAHYTRSGDAADALARTASSVFDLLEATHRSGERELQLVESQEAYAHPRLQFAVRQVR, via the coding sequence GTGAAGGTACTTTCGATCCAGTCCGCCGTCGCCTACGGTCACGTCGGCAACTCCGCTGCGGTCTTCCCCCTGCAGCGCATCGGTGTCGAGGTTCTGCCTGTGTACACCGTGAACTTCTCGAACCACACCGGGTACGGCGCCTGGCGGGGACCGCTCATCGCACCGGACGACGTGCGCGATGTGATCACGGGAATCGAGGAGCGCGGCGTCTTCGACAAGATCGACGTGATCCTGTCCGGGTACCAGGGCTCCGAGGGGATCGCCGACGTGATCGTCGACGCGGTGGCCCGCGTGAAGGCCGCCAACCCGAGCGCGGTCTACGCGTGCGATCCGGTGATGGGCAACGCCAGGTCCGGCTGTTTCGTCGCTCCCGCCATCCCCGAGCTCCTCCGCGAGAAGGTCGTTCCGGTGGCGGACATCATCACGCCGAATCAATTCGAGCTCGGCTTTCTCACGGGCACCGATCCGCACACGATCGAGGAGACGCTCGCTTCGGCGGATGCCGCCCGCGCGATGGGACCGGGCACGGTACTGGTCACGAGCGTCGAGCGCCCCGACCGCGAGGAGGGCACGATCGAGATGATGGCCGTCACCCCCCGGGGCGCCTGGATCGTGACGACCCCCCTGCTGCCCATGAAGGCGAACGGATCCGGCGATGTGACCGCCGCCCTCTTCACCGCGCACTACACGCGCAGCGGCGATGCTGCGGATGCCCTCGCGCGCACCGCGTCCAGCGTCTTCGACCTGCTGGAGGCGACGCACCGCTCGGGCGAACGCGAGCTGCAGCTGGTCGAGTCGCAGGAGGCTTACGCGCACCCCCGCCTGCAGTTCGCCGTTCGTCAGGTGCGCTGA
- a CDS encoding HIT domain-containing protein, translating to MTTEPEQTDAALIAASDLPGVPDEFQRLWTPHRMAYIQAGPEPHSERCPFCAAPHKSDEDGLIVHRGVRAYVLLNLFPYNSGHLLVCPYRHIPTYDQADADEVAEIGALTQTAMRVLRETSRCDGFNIGMNQGAVAGAGVAGHLHQHVVPRWATDANFFPIIARTKALPQLLGDVRRSLADAWPL from the coding sequence GTGACGACCGAGCCGGAGCAGACGGATGCGGCGCTGATCGCCGCATCCGATCTGCCCGGCGTGCCGGATGAGTTCCAGCGGCTGTGGACTCCGCACCGCATGGCCTACATCCAGGCGGGTCCCGAGCCGCACTCCGAGCGGTGCCCGTTCTGCGCCGCGCCCCACAAGAGCGACGAGGACGGACTCATCGTTCATCGCGGGGTTCGCGCGTACGTCCTGCTGAATCTGTTCCCGTACAACTCCGGCCATCTCCTGGTGTGCCCGTACCGCCACATCCCCACGTACGATCAGGCGGATGCGGACGAGGTCGCGGAGATCGGTGCGCTCACCCAGACCGCGATGCGCGTGTTGCGCGAGACGTCCCGGTGCGACGGGTTCAACATCGGCATGAACCAGGGCGCCGTCGCCGGTGCGGGGGTCGCGGGCCATCTTCACCAGCACGTCGTCCCGCGATGGGCGACCGACGCGAACTTCTTCCCGATCATCGCGCGCACGAAGGCGCTGCCGCAGCTGCTCGGCGACGTGCGCCGCTCGCTCGCGGACGCATGGCCGCTCTGA